Part of the Zea mays cultivar B73 chromosome 4, Zm-B73-REFERENCE-NAM-5.0, whole genome shotgun sequence genome is shown below.
CTGTTACATACCCTGGTCGACCACGGTCCATGGCCGCCCTTTGCCTAGAGCAGCGCTAGCCGGACGCCCACACACCAAACCAGACTAAATCCAGCCAACGCCGCCGACCCAAGGCCGGCCGCGCTGGGGTATGACGTGAACGGAGTCATGCCCGGGGTCGCCGTGGTGCCGCCGCCGCCAGAGCACGTCGGCGTCGTGTACGGCGTGGTGGTGGCCGGCGTCGTGTACGGCGTGGTAGGGGTCGGGGACGACGTCCGCGGCGTGGCAGCAGGGGAGTTGGAGCCGCCGACGGTCACCGCCAGCTTCATCCCGGCGCCGCAGTGCCCCGTGATGCTGCACACGAAGTAGTGGGTGCCTGGCGTCCTGAGGGCCACGGTGGTCGCGCCGCTGCTGTCGGAGCCCAGCGGGTTGGCGGCCGTGCACGCCATGTACTCGGCCGCGCTCACCTCCACCACCGTGTGCAGCCCTTTCGCGTAGTTGAACACTGCGACCCACATATCGGACAAACAAATTAAACTCGATCGCGTGAGCCAAAGGACGAAACCAGAACGCGTGCGTGACGACATGTGCCTGCGTATGCATGCACATGCATGAAGCAAGACGACAGCACGCATATACGTACCGAGATTGTCCCCGACTTTGAAGTTTTTGGAGGCGGCCCAAGATGTGTAGTCGACGCCGGTTGTCCAGCCGGACCCGTCGCCGACGGTGTAGCTTGTGGCGGCTGCCGTGGAGGAGAAGCAGGCCACGAGCAGCAGCACTACTGCGAGCGGCAACCGAGAACCCCAGGAAGAAGCCATTGATCGAGCTGTTGCGATCAAGCGTTTCCCAAGAAAGCAGCTTTAGCTTGAATGGTGTCGATCGCTTCCACTGACGCGGAGACGCGGGGGAAATACGGCCCTATATAACCGCAACGCGGGGTTGGTATGGTGGGCAATAGGCTTCCACCGGCTGCGTGGGAAAGAATATATCGATCCGCTTTACCTATGACTCTATGAGGAAATGAAACGCTTTCGACGAATAGGAGCGGCGATTAATTGTTCATGCTAGCTAGTTCGGATCGGGGGCTCTATCTGTCTGTTCATGCCACCAACAACCAATGATACAAGGTTTCGAGAACGAAGTTTCGACAACAACAAGTTTTCCATCATAACAAACAGGACTTTTATGTAGCATTGATGGATCTCCTGTCGCCTGTTCATCAGCGTTCAGGGAGACCATAGATTTTGTCGTCATATGATCTCATCGTCGTCGTCGCATCCATTTCCCTGCCACCAGCAGCTTAACTGATCAACCCCTTGAGTAAATCTTACTCCACACTAAGCTATGCAGTGTCTTTTTCGCCTACACAGATTATTCTCTCGCAAAACTAGTCCCAAACATTCGATCTCGAACGGGTGGCTCTGATGAAACTCCACATATTTTATTTACAGATTCGCGGACGACCAAGGGAGATATGCATCGGAAACGCACCCATGCATTATCGCTTTGCGTCGGTCCATGCATTTGGTTTTTTAGGTGCCATATCTTTTCATATGATATATAGTGTAGGCCAAAGTGAGGTGAATCTGATTGTgtccggtgctggcggggtggcaTCTGATTTCTCTTCTTCACATGGAGATCGGTTGGGTTAAGCTACCTAATCTTTTGACAATGACTTCACACTTGTATGTCGATCGCTCAAGGTGCATGCTTTCCATGTTCATGTATGCCGAGGACATGAGAAGACCCTTGAAATAAAACTTAATCTAACGCATGATCATAACCTATACATAATGCCGAAGTTCTTGATGTCAGGCCAGAGTTGTGTGCAGCCATAGCAGCCTCTGGTGATGATGCAATATTCGTAGGTGTAGCAGATGACTTCAATAATTTACCACCGGAGGACGAGTTGATGCAATATCCTCTGCGGGTGAAGAACGAGTTGTCGGGTAGCGGTGACCTTCTGGTTCTGGACGCTACCGGCACTCACCTGGACGGGGACGGATCTTCCTAAACCTTCCAACATCTTAGACTATGTTTGAATACTCGGCGTATAAATTACAATTTACATTCTAATCCCCCTCAACCTATATGTATACTATAACATCCAAAGGTGTAAAGTAATGAAGAGTATTGAGCATAATCCCTCATTATTGAGGGATTCTAGTCCTCTACTCCTCTCAATCATCTTCTCCCAAACAAGCACTAGGAGCAAGTGTAATGGAGAGGATTGAGAGGGTCATTTTAAATAGTAAGGGCTTGTTCGGATTAAGATGGATCGAAGGAATTAAACCTTCTCCTACTTAAATTTGTATATATAGGTCCAATGCCCATCAATCCATTtctaaccgaacaagtcctaatactGGCCGCGCAGTGAGGCGCTTCAAACCGAACGCTACCAGATATACTTATTAGGAGTTATTTATATGGCCCTATTACCCATAATTATATACTCTCCACTAAGCCCATGCTTAATGGATGTTGTATAGAAAGGTTATATGGTAAGCCTTTAGTAAGTTGCTATATAAACATCAACTTAGTACCTATGTCCTCAAATTTAATAGTATGATTCTGAGTTCTATCCTTCACAACATAATACTTGAGGTCTAAATGTTTTGACCCCTTAGTTAATTTTTCGTTACCAGAAAATAGTATCACAATTCACAACCTAATATCCTAAAAGTAAGTGGTTTTGAAATGGTGTCTACAAATTTAAGGCCCACCACAAAATTTTTAAGCCAAATAGCCTAGCTTGTTGTGTTGTAACAAGCAATAATTTCAGCTTGCATCATCATCATCGACGATTTTTATGCAAATGACTCTCCAAATGATAATTTAGAGAGTAAAATTTAGAAGAAAAAAATCTTAGAGATGCTATAAGATATAAAAAAACTGATCAAACATTTTATAAAATTGATTAGCTTTATAGAAATTATTACTAACATATGTACGTCCAAATAAGTTTGTTAAAAAAAGTATATCTACCGATTCATCCAATGGTACTAATTACTACCTCCGTCCTACAATATTTGTCGtccgctagtttatttttgaactagaACGCGATAAATAAAAAACGGAGGGAGTAAGAATGTGATATCCTGACCCCTAGGTGATGATGTCCTGATCCAAGGCTTAatataattaatagagtatccatactaatatggtgtatcttctttttcggaagtttAGTTCGAAAGAACCTCTAAGTTAAGCGTGATTGACTTCGAGCAATTTGGAATggatgaccgaccgggaagtttttctcgggtgcgcatttgAAGGACAAATTAtggtatatgatcctagagagctggcaGGACTAAGTACCACCCGTCCAGTGATTGGACAGAATGTTACAAAGAATCAAAATTATTAATATATTTTTACATATATTTAGCTAAAACTAAAAACATTTGACTTCTCGTCAGCCGAGAATGAAACCCTTTACGAGAGGGAGGGAGTTATGCCAATAAAATGCTGTAAGCTGTTTGGTTAATGGACATGACCCTACCTTATCTCTTTTAAAACAGTTGTCAAACATCAATCTATTTTTATCATATAGAAGAGTATGTTGAAAGCAAGATTTAAGGTACTGTAAAAATATATACCATGCCAAAGTAGATACTTCGAAAAACCAGCTTGAGATTCTAACTCTTCGATTGAGTGACGTTATATTATTTACAACAAAAACACTTTGTAGAAGGTAAACTTAACTCATCGTTCATGATTGACCATTCTACACACTACATCCGTGCCGGTCTAAAGCAGCAATGCTATGATAAGTGCATACCGTTGTTTTGGCTTCTTCCCTGCTTTGTAGCGTAAAGCATACCTCGCGAATACTCCACTTTGCTCCATGAAGAGCGGCGCTCGATTTTTCAAAGTCACTGCGATCCCTTTCTGGTTTTATGGATAAAGGAAGGCACCGAAGTCCAGTTTCGAGGGCTCTGCCAGCAAGCAACCTAAATACCTAATCCAGGTAAATTGCAAGCGTATTGGCCTAGTGGTGTGCTGCTCTGGTCAGACTAAGGGCCTGTTTGACACGGCTCCGTCTCCTCTAAAATGACTCCGACTCTGGTTTCTCTTAAGAACATCATTTCTATAGGATCAAGTGTTTTTTAACAAAACGGCTTCTCTTAACGTTAACGCGAGAGGAGCCGTTGGGAGCTATTTTTTGGCTCCGGTTTCTTTCTATAAAAATAGCTTCACCCTCAGTGCTCTTTGTTGAGGGTTATTTTTTTAAACCGTTTGGAAGGGCTCCTCGAAGAGTCAGAGCCGGAGCTAATTTGAGAGCCCTCCCAGACGCCCTAATCAAAACAACTCTGCTCATCGAGGTATGAACTGAGCGCCATTCACTGCTTTTGCTTTGGTCACTGCAAACTCTGGTCGTATTAGCCGGTGGGCTCCAGCGCGGGGCAGCCCAACAGGCTCTCTATCACAGTAATATCCCGCATGCGCCGCCCCACGAGTAGGCatggcaacggggaattccccgtcggGTTTTAGCTCCCTATCTTCGTCCCCGCGACGAAAAATTTTCCCCGCGGGGATCCCCATGAACGTTTACGGGggacatttcttccccatccccgttacccgcggggataaatccccatcggggatccccgtacccgcttaaattataattagatcATACTTCATTttttattaatgtaaaacattgtcacttatacatATTGTTAGATGTAAAAATTATTATGTGTACATTAAAATGAACACATTTGTACAACTAGTAATCTTTTGTcaagataattatttatttatattattaACTATTATCTAAAAACATCGTCATAtataagtttaacgggtccccgcggggaacggggatggggaatgcttccccatccccgtccccgtttacccgtcggggGAGAAATCTTCCGTATTTACATCCCCGTGGGGGAAGAAAtttccccatccccatcccctaatagaggaattccccgcggggaatcggggatcggatccccattgccatctctacccaCGAGGCTGTTGGCCCATCTGCCACCGCCCGTGGTACGTGGGCTGTGCATCCGTGGCTTTCTCATGCCTCGTCCTCTATAAACTCGGTACACTTTTGACTGGGCCAGCCTCCCTGTTGTGGATTATTGGGCCCGTCTAACCATGCGGTATTCGAGGGTTATTACTTTAGAGTCCGGCCTGGCCTGCTGGTCGTCCAACACACACCAACGGCTTTGTTCCGTTCCTGTCTTCCAGACACCTAAACTCTGAACGATGTGGTGAGTCATGACTCGAGTGAACGGTAATGTGGCACGAATGCACCAGAGCGCTCGTGTCGTGACAAACAAAGAAATCCAGCGTTGGGAAGTGAAACAGTATCTCTGACTAACCTAATTTTTCTTCGTTTCTTATTTTCTCTAATGATTTTAGTGTTACATGCCATTCAGTCACTTGCCGCCCTAGCCTGCCCACAcatgctgacaccgtccaagtgtacAGCAGCCTTCGGGAAAAAAAAAAGAACGGCGGTCATGGCGGCTTTATGCAATGCTTGTTTGGTTAGAGGTCTATTAAAAGGGATTAGAAAGGATTAAATCCACTTAAGGTCTTGTTCGTTTGTGCTGGATTGATGGGTCGGATTAGTTTcttaaccggattgcttctctaatttatataaactttgattaactggaacgattccgggtgcaatccgacgtaaacgaacaaggcctaaggctTTATTTCGGTACTTTTTAATATTGATTTCAATCCACATGTGTTAAAGTGGATTGATGCGTAGATTAGTTTAGCTTACACTGACATGTGGGTGGATACTCAAACTAGACTTGACATGGCGCGGCACACCCGCGCCGTCCAGTCCAACTATTCCCATCCATCCGGCCGCTTCAATGGACAACAGTCGCACGTCTCTTTACGAGCTGAATTTGCTCTCACTTTCTCGTAGCCTACTAGGCTACTACTGTTGCACGAGCCTGACGATCCACCAAGTCAGACCTTTCTTTCCAGCCAGCCACAGCAGTCCGTCCCCATTGTCGCTTCTCAATTTCTGCAATGATTTTTCACAAGATGGGGCGACGCAGTGCAGCACAGGAACCGATTGACGGGGGCCAGGCCGGGCCGGGTAGCTTTACCGCCGCGCGGGGGAAGGGTATCGATCCCCTGACAGGTCTTAATTTGATGCCGCGCGCAGCggggcagcagcagcaggaggaggaggtGACCTGTTTCCCCTGCCTGCTTGTCGCTCGATGCATATGCATCACACAGATAGAATTTTGAGCGAAAATAATAGCGTCTGTATGTATTATAGCTGGATGATCCAAAGAGACAAGAGGGTGGAGGGGTATCGGGTGGTAGGTAAGACGTATTGCCTGAATGGTGCTTATTTGTCTGGATTCAGCTGGTCTTTGTCTCGATTCAGAAGAGTTCAGAGCACCCGCATCCGATGTCTGCAAACATTTAGTTCCAATTTTCACCTTCGTCTAGCTATCAGGAGCTGAGCCTACGTTCTTCTGATACTtgacccccccccccacccccccccccctttctTTTTTTACACGGTGACTGCACGTACTGCAGCCCCTCCATCGATGATCTGATGCCGGGAATCCTTCTGACGGTGGCGCCATTGGCATGCTCCTCGACTGGAAGCTCGATGGACCACTGGAGATCAACGGTTCCTTTCAGACACCCCAAGTGTTCTACTCCGGCTGTCTGATCTAATCTGTGGTGTTGCGTGGTAGTACACTGGTACTGGTAGCAGTAGTTCAGTGCTTCTGTTGCTCTTCCCATAATTTGTGTGCACAGCCGCATGTGCGTGCTCCTTGTAGCTTGCGGCTTGCCTCTGGACGAGGGAATGTATAATGGCGTTGCCAGTTCAGGACAAGATCCAGAGGCACAGACCTTGTCTTGCTCTGCAACTTCTACTTCATTCAGGCTCATCCATACAGTTAAGTTTATTAAGGCAAGTTGGAGTATTTCTCCAACAGTTAGGCAACCTTAGGAGGGCCGCTTTACGAttttttttttcaattttttgCTCCGAAGGCGACGCATCTTGTTGTCGGATTTTAGAAGTAAGCAGGAAAATGTGCCTTGATTGAGACCGACTCCAATTGAATATTCACTCCCCTCTCTCTAAATATAGAAGACAATCATCTATCCTCCGTATATATAGATTCCCTCTTCTATCTATTTTAACAGTTTAAATAATAGAGTAAGCAAGACTAAAATATGTATAAAATATTTGAGGGTTTGTTAAAAATATAGGGTAAGATACGTCTTTAATATATATAGGGTAAGATGGTGGGATTGAGTTCTCGGCTGTCATGCAGCAGTTGCATGATGTGCATGCTCGTCAGTAGTCATCAGTCATCACTCTGGAATTAAAATACGACGTTCGTAACATTTCGAGAATAACCATGCAGTTTTATTTGCCACTCTAAACCCCGAAAGGAAATCCACTAGAAGAACGGTTCAAGGGCGACACGTATACGCTGGTTCCACAGCCGCACTTCCTCTGAATCAGCGCATGTGGCCAGGTTTTGTTTGTACAGCGAGCGTCAGGGCTACAAATCGAAGGAACAGGGGGTGGGTGAGCACAGGGTAGGACGACGTGAAACAAAGCTACGAGCCGTAGCCTGTAGCATCGAGAGGCGAGCATAGCAAACACACAAAGGCTGGCATATGCATGCATGCACGTACTTACGAAAGCCCTTACTAGTTGCCAGCTGCACCAGTTTCGTTTCGTAGGCATGCACGTCCTAGTGTGACATTCTTTTTCAGTCACAGTAGACACAGTACCGTCGTCCATTTGCTCGCTTGCTTTTACCTCCACGCCCCTTTCCACGGATCCATCGACCCTACAAGAGAAaggaagaaaaaaaaaacaataGCCCGCGTTCAATTTCAACCCGGATCCATTGGCACGTCGTCCTAGTAACATTCTTTTTCAGTCACAGTAAACATGGGCCACCCTTTTTCAGGTCGTTTTCACCTCTCATACCCTTCTTCAATAGTTGAAGCGTAAACTCGATGCCTGGAGCCGTAAGAGCACACGCAAGATCGTTGCGCAACATGAGAAGGACGAAGACGACTGCAGCCTTAAAACGCGACAGGGGCTGGCTGAATAATCCATGCTACTAATTCTTGTCTGGCGAAAGCGTGCAGACTGGTCAGACAAAACAGATTCCTGAAGCAAAAAAGCGCTGGTCGTCCACGAGTTCACGGACCTCGAACAGGTCACCCGTGTGCGCTGCGCACGCAGCAGGCGTCGTCTCGATCTCGACCGATCGGTGCTAATAATTGGCGCTGACGCGGGAATAGATGCGAATGAATCTGAATTCTGGGTAGATACACACGAATAATACAGTACTACTAAAACATGTTTAATTGCAAGAGACTGAGCTGGTCCAACCGATACATGTTTAATTGCACGCAAACGACGTATGGAGCGCGTGGTAGCACCGCGTGACAGTGGCGCCAATTGCGACTTGCCAGTGCGTTTTCCAATATTAGGATCGAATTGGTGGTGTTGCAACAACAATACATGACACCTGCTAAAACAGACTTGCCGCTACGCTACGCGGCTAGTAGGTGACGGCTGGCGCGCTCGTCGGAGATCTTGCCGAGTATGTCGTTCACCGCGGCGGCGATGTCGTCGACCGACGACAGCCGGCACTGGTCCTCCATCTGCATGCAGCAGCAAGGACCACGAGGATCGAGAATGTGTTAGTGTTACTGGCTGCTCAGCTCATCAGCTGGAGACTGGAGTCCATCGTTGCAGTGTTGCCGGTAGTCTGTTGTTATACTAGCTGTTAGTTACCTTGAGGCTGAGAGAGTACAAGACCAGCTGGTCGGCGGTGGTGGTCACGTTGAGGTGGAGCACGGTGAGGCCGAGGCACTGCAGCGCCACCACCATCCTCAGCAGCTGCCTGGGCCGCCGCGGCGTGACCACCTTCACGCTCGCGTGGCTCTCCGCCACGGCCACCTCGATGTCGGCCACGCCCCGCCGCGCCCCCGCCGCGCAGGCGCCGCCGCCGGAGCCAGCACCGTCACCAGAGCCAGCGACGACACCCGTCGCGGCGGTGGAGTACTGAGGGAACGTGAACAAGCCGGCGAACGGCGCCGGCGCCGGTGGCTCGGTGCACCCCTGGCGCCGCCGCTTCTGCGCCTCCAGCGACTGCAGCAGGTGCTCCAGCTCCTTGACGAAGTTGATGGCACCGGCCACGATCGACGCCTGGTCACCCTGCACCAACCAACCACATCAGCGCTCGATCGGTCGCGTAGGAGACTGTAGGGAGCACGCACGTTGCAAAGGGAACATGCCATTCG
Proteins encoded:
- the LOC100193615 gene encoding uncharacterized isoform X1, whose translation is MSPMPCMCTNGLAFHRAADCRCRPRPAFTVTDVKSCCPPPSGPWPSAGAASPRFGGTCHGISRDRVYCTAGIIIVHQKPRTFLSAEPLVATDRMACSLCNGDQASIVAGAINFVKELEHLLQSLEAQKRRRQGCTEPPAPAPFAGLFTFPQYSTAATGVVAGSGDGAGSGGGACAAGARRGVADIEVAVAESHASVKVVTPRRPRQLLRMVVALQCLGLTVLHLNVTTTADQLVLYSLSLKMEDQCRLSSVDDIAAAVNDILGKISDERASRHLLAA
- the LOC100193615 gene encoding uncharacterized LOC100193615 is translated as MALEAVVFPKEHLAGTAKARSASSLACGFRTEEVEDNGGVVLQGEASDAPGAGAATTWECWDAALCPCSTPPAGAVEECWDDVRHRLSASPPLPPAPSAAVAAPSSGHGKAAAAARRRRRQRPKAVKNTEEVESQRRNHIAVERNRRRQMNEYLSVLRSALPPSYPQRGDQASIVAGAINFVKELEHLLQSLEAQKRRRQGCTEPPAPAPFAGLFTFPQYSTAATGVVAGSGDGAGSGGGACAAGARRGVADIEVAVAESHASVKVVTPRRPRQLLRMVVALQCLGLTVLHLNVTTTADQLVLYSLSLKMEDQCRLSSVDDIAAAVNDILGKISDERASRHLLAA
- the LOC100382230 gene encoding Blue copper protein-like precursor, which produces MASSWGSRLPLAVVLLLVACFSSTAAATSYTVGDGSGWTTGVDYTSWAASKNFKVGDNLVFNYAKGLHTVVEVSAAEYMACTAANPLGSDSSGATTVALRTPGTHYFVCSITGHCGAGMKLAVTVGGSNSPAATPRTSSPTPTTPYTTPATTTPYTTPTCSGGGGTTATPGMTPFTSYPSAAGLGSAALAGFSLVWCVGVRLALL